aggagtagaggagcagctggacatgaagacggacgtcaagatggacgtgaagctggacatggagctggacatgaagatatctcatggttgcgcgagggaggagcgggaggcatgcgcgagaggagaagacgacgtctaggccggtccagcacccggtcagaccggcctccagaccgtccagtccggtccctggcccggttgaccggtcgccaaccggtcgccaaccggaagggacgcatcgtaccgggcaaaaaccggaaagttgcgaggtttccggttgccgcccggttgaccggacgccagactggtcgacccggtccctggcccggttgaccggattccagaccggattcgttcgagtctgtctcgaccagatctattctgggtcggttattcttgtatcttttcgaccagaactcgtcccggacacctatataagtgcccaggacgcctccCTAGCTGCTTtaaaccacgtttaagataaaccctagtgcttagttgtttgctctagcaaaactattgaatccctacaccatattgcttgatattgtgtagatcctgaaaaagtcttgtgtgatctgctgttccattgggaattagacggttgcaacttaccgcttcgtggtcggcggctacgtgcgcaagtgtgtggagttgcgaatatcttgcagggttgagagctgttgcattggcgacagggaccaatcgagagatctcgttgcgtcatacaagttatcatccacttcatcatcgtgtttCCCCGCTGccatcatcccgtgatcatcatcaccattgtTGCTTACTAAGAAgaccgggccaccccttatcattcaTTGTCCACTCCAGCGGCAATGAGAATGAGGGCAGACGGAAGCCATAGTTAATTAGCATGGAGGCTCTGCCAAGTCTATACCCTAGGCTTGCTGGGAGGAGTTCTCATTGGAGAACATGCACCTCCTAGGCTTATAAGGATAGTCGGCGGGGTTGCCGATGCGAGGGTAGCACCTGTGGGATGATGCGACGTGACACTTCTTGCTCCTCTCCTCCATGGGACCATTTGGCCGCCTCCTCGGTCTTGGATAATTTTAACGAGACCTTGTTCGATTATGTTAGTGTATCTTCAATTTTGATGGCATTGCTCGGTGTTTCGTAATTGTCCTATGCATGATAGTTCATAGATGGCAGATGTAATTTTGTGATGTATGTGTTTCAATATTTTTATTGCGGCTGGTGATGAACATGCTATGTGTCAATCACATTCACCTACCTGCAACTTTCAAGTGCCTAATATTTTCTATGCCTTCAAATGGCCGGGAAAGTCGTGATTGGAGCCTCCAAGTACCTACACTCACCTCATTTCAAGAGTATTTTGTGCCTTCAGTATTTACATAAAAACATCTTAGAATTATCAAGAGCGTAAGAAGACGAGACAGAGTCTATGTGTGGGCTCCACCAACTCTAGAGAGGTTTTAACACTCAGGACGGGGTTCTCATCGGAAAAAAGTCTTTCTTAGAAAAGCACTAACTTACCTCCAACGGGATCAGTTTGGGGAGAGTAGTTATGAGCATATAAATGGAGGCATCGAGGCCATGCGGTTAGTTAGCATGGCCATGGTGGAACTACCTATATCTATAGGAGAGCATATGTAGTGATGCCCCAGCTTATTTGATATCATGATACCAGTCTTAAAATTTAGATTGTAAGAGTCAGAAAATCCCGAAATAAATTTTTGGATGTTCACAAGATGTGTGTTTACATTATAATTTGCAAAATCAAATTCTTAATACTCCTATAGaaacaagaaaaagagaaatcTAACATGAATAATGTCACTCAAAGACAAAAACACAAAATTAGACTATTCACATAGcaatttgtattttttttttgtttctctctTTGCATTTCAAATTTGGTTCTGTAAATTCCAAAGAATGTAAACACATACCTTGTGAACACCCACAGATTTGTCTTGAATTTTTTGGATACTTACAAAGTTGAATTTTGTTAAGTGTCATGGTATCATGTGAGGTGTGGTATCACTAGAATTTTTCTCTGTCCATAGTTGTCCAAAATGAGAGCACGAGGATAAGAATAGCAAGAGAAGAGGAGCTCTGAAGTATACTGGTGGGTGGCAGCACAAAGCTAGGGGAGAGAGAGATGTGGTTGTGTGATCAAACCCTTGGTAATAGGATTAAAATTTCGGTGTTGCTGCGTTCTGCCATTGGTGATTGTGTCAATCATGCTGCTCCGCGATCTAGTCCTTATTAGGGTTCATGTCGTGGTGTTGACATCTTTGTGTTTGCGTTGTACTACAACTTATACTAGGCGTTAAAAAAAACTAGAGACAGGAGGTGTGAGGGTGCTAGGTTTGATGAAATAATAAAGAACAACGTTGGATGGCTATTTAACCGTAAAATTGTAGGAAAGTCCACCTTCATCCTTATTAGTGATCCGCGGTAGATTTGCCACTTTTTGCAGATTGCCACGTTTTACTTCTTCTTCTGACATTTTGGCAACAATTAACCTCTATTGCCTTCCATAATCTGAAAGTTATATCTAACTGTTAGGGCAACATGAAAACTGACTATAGAGATAACTTGGGAGCGCACACAATAGGGTTCCACCAAATTATGTCAGTTTTCATAAAATTCAGTTGAAGGCTAGCAATACCAATGTATTCCTACGCCACATTGAATATACCCCTAGCAAATTAGGGCTTAAGTTTTTCGGCCAGTTTGCTTCCAAGTATAACACATGGGTATGTCTTCTTAGTTTGGAAATGATAACATCACAAAACTAAGAGTAAAATATGACAGTACATTTCAAATAGGATAAATATTTCACAAGATTGAAGTGGAATTTACTACTCCCTcccatccataataagtgtcggacCTTAAGTTCAATTCAGTTGAACTAAATCCGTCATACTCATTATGGATTGGAGGGAGCATAAAAAAATGGGACTGAAGGCACTATTGGTTTCAGGCAACTGAATACTTTCATCTGAACTTGATGTCGTGGTACTTTTACACAattcatatactccctccgtcccaaatttTATACAAATTCATATACTCCAATGGAATTGAGAGATCGGAGAACATAGTAAATAGTGTCTAGATGCACTCAAATTTAGAGGAAGTTAAGATAATAAGTTTTATGCGCGACGGGTGGAGTACATCAAATAATTAAACTCCAATGGGATTGAGCGGGCGGACGGCCGTCCATATCTGCTGTGGTCAAACCCCTCTGGCTTCAGAATAATAATCCGGATCTGTTTTTAGATCATGCATGCCAAGTTTGCCACTATTAAATATGATCGCTGCCCTGGAGTTTCGGGACCAACTGCACCGGTTGAAGCCTGGATAGTGGATACAGCATTGCAGGAATGATACCTTACCTCACGATCGACAGTGAGGTATGCATACAGTATGCACTTATAAATTCAAGGTCATTATGTTATTATGACAGATAGATAGAGTATGAATATAACTACCCTCCGTGCAACCCATGAGGTGATATATACTTTGGGCATATGACGATGAAAGCCTTGGACAATGAACCGTTCCTGTGAGCGATTGCATGAGTCGCACTGACAAGggtttaacttgtcaatgcctatggattgtaggctagggtttagttagaagtagagggcaagtagatctcgaaggtttcagccgaaaagtactcgacgactatgaaaactaaggtttgcagacaatgattcgattgattctttgtccctcgactcccccttatatatgaggtggagccgagggattcgtgctatacaagtttacagagtccgggacggtttctaactcatcccgccagattacaaacaacacttcctattacaactctatctttccttagtaaatcttgggctcccgaatcttcttattcttcgggtattgggcctccagtaaaccccgggtaccatcttcggcaggcccatttgggatgcctatgtcagtagcccccgagattttgcttgaatcgtagagtcagggaaaatctccattgtttatttttactcgaaagctttaaccttttatatttcttcacataaaattctatattgtacagggatactggtaattggggctagttcatctgacggatcaggtactagttaactgctctagtggcaatccgcaaaaacctacttcaaaatcacgtccccggacatgatctcgggatactggtgtaaacgtcgacaggtgccgcttaaggtcttaccattctgtcgagtcccagtcaaatttatcgggtacctaacgcgtccgttaggatttttcttcgtatctgttgatacggataaaagtagcagagcgcagtctttggcgatgccacgcccagcagaacggatctggggtcttaccttcgcaaattttgcggcattcagaaattgatcgcaacttcggcgttctgagaatatattgtcgagtgcttttccggctgttggaatggcacattttatcgagtcatatatgacttatattgttctcccgatgggagtatatgtagagttaattataactcgaaatatactctcttgtttttctatttttgttaatttcatcgggcacgcgaacagcgttcccgatgggagtagcccccgaggctacaaccaagaacttgtgcttggttgtaggctcaacattttagtccaccttgtcgctatattttcattacttcccaatatgatctctttcttcttctctcttttttttatctctcgggtgcgcgaacagcgctcccgatgggagtagcccccgaggctacagccaaggacttgtgcttggttgtaggctcccgcaatttctatatttgtcatactcgaaaatttacttttttctgaagtagcccccgagcatttgggcaaaaacttgtatttgatcaaaggctcccgaagtattgaataattctttctgtcgtcacttttcttttatttttcttgtcgacatacttcccttaatcaaatttacttcatccttctcgaatagtcgtgagttctctgccctgtgggtccattgcttcgactatgttgacacgtcgtgcaagtagtggacacacgtcctccgcttttcctggcgcacgtacggtaacgcctatttcagtaaaaatactcttttgcccttgtgtctagaagatccatcctcaccacacgatttcttcatccaacggcacactgcttcacccgaatcttatataaacccttcttcaaccttcgttcatcccctcgcttgcgccgctcacctgttcctcttcgcataacttcccctgcgcccaactctcttcaatcttccgtacgcacatacattgctctgcccactgccgttgatgccaccgcgcacgcgtctgactcgccacagcacgccggaatccaagatggctgccgaggatcttgagtgggagagatccaaaatctccaaccaggacaccaatatgctgaagaggctcggcctcatgacgaaggaggacgccatccgctttcctagcgaagaaagctaccccaagcctccaatggagtatcgggttagttttgttgatcacctgatccgcggcctttcaaccccaatccacgatttcctccgcggccttctttttgtttatgggattcaactgcaccagttgactcccaattccatccttcacatttctatttttatcacactttgcgaatgcttcctcggaatcactcccaattgggctctgtggaagcgcattttctgcctccgccgtaatggctcccacaacgtcacttataacataggtggcgttgttatctgtgttcgaactgatgtcgattatttcgacgtcaagtttcctgattctgtccaaggatggcgcaaaaagtggctctacatccacgaagaaagcgccaattctgtggagcacaacatagttcctttcgacggaagtgccaggattcagcgtcgccgttcctgggatgccgaagcttctgaagaagagaaaaaagcgacagaggcgctcatggctcgtatccgtcatcttcaaaacactcgaggcaaagagctatctggtgttcaaattactgcctacttccttaggattagggtgcagcctcttcaggctcgcaaaaatcccctctggacgtattctggtgaaaacgacgccaatagaatctccgacgatctttctgcaaaggacttggagaagttgatccgaagagtttcccgcttggcaaaaaaggatcctattccttccgcttgtcgcgtggaaccatacagctccgccaatcctctccccgaggtattttgcctTCTCGAGTTTCTATCTTGTTCCGAATTTGCCCTGTATCTCATTGTATTTGTGtcactctaatttttcttttgtcgctgttttcttgcagaaccatcctactatgacttcccttcctcctcttcctgaggatggagaagtcgaagaacggggcatcgttgccgaagataccccaggttcttctattcctgaaagtgaagtcgcgggttcccacaaatctgcggcttcccatgaaaaggaagttgaatctgaggccagtgaatcgacgcaatcccttcctcctgcagtttccccaaagaacaaaaggaaaaggcatgatgccgaggattctggcacttctaaggctgaagaagctggtccttctaatccgaaggcagcttacgatccttatgttgaatccctcatcagctcgtaagtcacctatctcgctatatttttgtactcgaaatatttatcttgtcgtgctttttatactgccgattttttgatcaatcagtgatgaggaggaagaagtaccagttactgacgtggctcctcgaacaagcacgtcacgtactgtacttgcctcagacacactagttgaaggagaagaaacgtcgcctcctcaacaagacgtcgtcaccactactccgccatcaagcccccgagtcccttcaccaaaaagggcaagggttgaaaagattgttgatcctgcccctcagttgggcagttcgtcgactctgctcttagatgatgtaagtctgtcgacatctatattttccttattttattttttccaccttttctctttttcatgccgatgtttcttttactgtgttcacgctgaacagcctatgatcaaggatcttctccgcatcgggtcccaatttattgggtaccgtgaatatgccgccagagccgaaggtaacgacttttatactcgcTATTTTGCACTgactttctattcctgttgcttgtcgctattttttgatctttcttttctttctttttcatatctcgacagaaaaactctcagaggccaacgaacgtgtcgacgcacttgctcaaaaactcgagcaaagtgaggcggctcgcaagaaagctgaacttgctgctagcaaagccaaggccgaggttgatgaagccaaggtgaaagctgctagtgtcgaggaactgcagagaaggctcaaagatgccgaatctgccttagatgagcagaaaactgcacaaactgtgcgtgaacaagagatcatcaagcgtctgaagtcgcaaagtcggcgtacgctgagtaatatcatcaaccccttctattgtacttcctgtttcttggtttttgactaatggtttgtcttgtgtggcagcccaaacaaaccaagattttgatctggagaatcccgtcaatgaccctctccttgatgcactttctcttctggagttccatgggcgcgaaattcgtgaaggcgtggccaatgccaatgcgagtttgtcggcgttgttccccttcttcttcccgaagaaagaggaaccttcaactttccttgcccttgccaagcttttcaattcgtcggaagacctgggattgaagatgcgtcaggagaatatgaaggttgctgtcgagagtactgttgccctggttgctgacagccaacagacgcttgattggatgaaggttggcgacaccagccagatagagcattcgagatggaggtcgctgatcaaggcagccaagcccaacacgaagaagatcttggcgtatctggggatcaagccagcttcgactcctagctcctcgaggccggaggtctagttgcatgcctccttgtttccttttctatttcttttgcttttgttgccaaagtagttgttttggcgacattcatttccttagctccactgtagtgcccttgtaattattccaagaaattaatgaaaaactcttatctgtcatttgatgttgtcttgtctaaatttcagttgatatttgataactatactccaacttccgctccttccaatgtatcgccttcttctcgtgcgaggagagcttttgctgatactgcacctgtcgacgataccttgtcgcaagaactggatgaacttcggcagcaacttcagtatgcga
This Lolium perenne isolate Kyuss_39 chromosome 1, Kyuss_2.0, whole genome shotgun sequence DNA region includes the following protein-coding sequences:
- the LOC139835021 gene encoding uncharacterized protein, which produces MEYRVSFVDHLIRGLSTPIHDFLRGLLFVYGIQLHQLTPNSILHISIFITLCECFLGITPNWALWKRIFCLRRNGSHNVTYNIGGVVICVRTDVDYFDVKFPDSVQGWRKKWLYIHEESANSVEHNIVPFDGSARIQRRRSWDAEASEEEKKATEALMARIRHLQNTRGKELSGVQITAYFLRIRVQPLQARKNPLWTYSGENDANRISDDLSAKDLEKLIRRVSRLAKKDPIPSACRVEPYSSANPLPENHPTMTSLPPLPEDGEVEERGIVAEDTPGSSIPESEVAGSHKSAASHEKEVESEASESTQSLPPAVSPKNKRKRHDAEDSGTSKAEEAGPSNPKAAYDPYVESLISS